In Curtobacterium sp. TC1, the following proteins share a genomic window:
- a CDS encoding methionine ABC transporter ATP-binding protein — protein MPVLVELRGVSKHYRRADTGETVVAVEDVSLDVHQGEVLGVIGYSGAGKSTLVRLVNALELPSSGTVTVAGRELTAIPERDRRLARRNIGMIFQQFNLFRSRTIAGNVAYPLKVAGVPKDERDRRVAELLDFVGLLERAHAYPEQLSGGQKQRVGIARALAASPDLLLADEATSALDPETTSEVLGLLRRVNKELGVTIIVITHEMDAVRQIADRVAVMEQGRVVEVGDVYDVFSTPKTGAAQRFVRTALHDRPSPDTLARLRERHPGRLVTVQITDEAGLQNRIDAVFRSAGVTAELVYGGVGEIRERRIGSLTYELTAGGVAADGAGAPDAVDRAVAALRADGVTTDEEAAA, from the coding sequence GTGCCGGTCCTCGTCGAACTCCGCGGCGTCTCGAAGCACTACCGCCGCGCCGACACCGGCGAGACCGTGGTGGCCGTCGAGGACGTCTCCCTGGACGTGCACCAGGGAGAGGTCCTCGGCGTCATCGGGTACTCCGGTGCCGGCAAGTCCACCCTGGTCCGTCTGGTGAACGCACTCGAGCTCCCCAGCTCCGGGACCGTCACCGTGGCCGGCAGGGAACTGACGGCGATCCCCGAGCGGGACCGCCGTCTGGCGCGTCGCAACATCGGGATGATCTTCCAGCAGTTCAACCTGTTCCGGTCCCGCACCATCGCCGGCAACGTCGCGTACCCGCTCAAGGTCGCCGGTGTGCCGAAGGACGAACGGGACCGTCGCGTGGCCGAGCTGCTCGACTTCGTCGGGCTCCTCGAACGCGCCCACGCCTACCCGGAGCAGCTGTCCGGTGGGCAGAAGCAGCGCGTCGGCATCGCCCGGGCCCTCGCGGCGTCGCCCGACCTGCTGCTCGCCGACGAGGCCACCAGCGCTCTGGACCCGGAGACCACCTCCGAGGTGCTCGGGCTGCTCCGCCGCGTGAACAAGGAACTCGGCGTCACCATCATCGTCATCACGCACGAGATGGACGCCGTCCGCCAGATCGCCGACCGCGTCGCCGTGATGGAGCAGGGACGCGTCGTCGAGGTCGGGGACGTCTACGACGTGTTCTCCACGCCGAAGACGGGTGCAGCGCAGCGGTTCGTCCGCACCGCGCTGCACGACCGCCCGTCTCCGGACACGCTCGCTCGCCTGCGCGAACGGCACCCCGGGCGCCTGGTGACCGTGCAGATCACCGACGAGGCCGGGCTGCAGAACCGGATCGACGCGGTGTTCCGGTCCGCCGGGGTCACCGCCGAGCTCGTCTACGGCGGGGTCGGCGAGATCCGCGAGCGGCGGATCGGGTCGCTCACCTACGAGCTGACCGCGGGCGGGGTCGCCGCCGACGGTGCTGGTGCACCGGACGCCGTCGACCGCGCCGTCGCCGCGCTGCGCGCCGACGGGGTCACGACCGACGAGGAGGCCGCCGCGTGA
- a CDS encoding MetQ/NlpA family ABC transporter substrate-binding protein has product MSAAPALPEKPKGKRPIGWIIAAVIVVVAIVVAVIVGVVRSGGDSGGAAAGDAAPKTVTIGVSDKSLPYWNTYVQAAKEQLNVTVKLQNFSDYSLPNPALKDKQIDINQFQHIQYLANYNVTSDDDLQPIGATAVYPLPLYSTKVSDVADFEDGAKVAIPNDAINEARALLVLQAADLLELKDGGNAFSTTADITSHKVDVQTLDASQTANALQQGSVEGAIVNVNYATSAGLDTKDAIFQDDPKSASAAPYVNVFAVRDADKDNKTYLDLAELFQDDAVQKVFAKDYPDAVPSDESAASLQKELATVESDAKAAAE; this is encoded by the coding sequence ATGTCCGCAGCCCCTGCACTGCCCGAGAAGCCGAAGGGCAAGCGCCCGATCGGCTGGATCATCGCCGCCGTCATCGTCGTCGTGGCGATCGTCGTCGCCGTCATCGTCGGAGTCGTGCGCTCCGGTGGCGACAGCGGTGGCGCTGCCGCCGGTGACGCTGCGCCGAAGACCGTCACCATCGGCGTCTCGGACAAGTCGCTGCCCTACTGGAACACGTACGTGCAGGCCGCCAAGGAGCAGCTCAACGTCACCGTGAAGCTCCAGAACTTCTCGGACTACTCGCTGCCGAACCCTGCGCTCAAGGACAAGCAGATCGACATCAACCAGTTCCAGCACATCCAGTACCTGGCGAACTACAACGTCACCTCGGACGACGACCTGCAGCCGATCGGCGCGACGGCCGTCTACCCGCTGCCGCTGTACTCGACGAAGGTCTCCGACGTCGCCGACTTCGAGGACGGCGCGAAGGTCGCGATCCCGAACGACGCCATCAACGAGGCGCGTGCACTCCTGGTCCTGCAGGCCGCTGACCTGCTCGAGCTCAAGGACGGCGGCAACGCCTTCTCGACGACGGCCGACATCACCTCGCACAAGGTCGACGTGCAGACGCTCGACGCCTCGCAGACCGCCAACGCCCTGCAGCAGGGTTCCGTCGAGGGTGCGATCGTCAACGTGAACTACGCCACCTCGGCCGGGCTCGACACCAAGGACGCGATCTTCCAGGACGACCCCAAGAGCGCCTCGGCCGCCCCGTACGTGAACGTCTTCGCCGTCCGCGACGCCGACAAGGACAACAAGACGTACCTCGACCTGGCGGAGCTGTTCCAGGACGACGCCGTGCAGAAGGTCTTCGCGAAGGACTACCCGGACGCCGTCCCGAGCGACGAGAGCGCTGCCTCGCTGCAGAAGGAGCTCGCGACGGTCGAGTCGGACGCGAAGGCGGCAGCGGAGTAG
- a CDS encoding methionine ABC transporter permease: MRDTIVMSLVSLVIAGIIGLALGLLLYATRPGNLLGNRTAYTIINVVVNLVRPIPFVIFLAAIAPLSRIVVQTTIGVPAVTFAISLAAAFAVSRIVEQNLLAVDPGVVEAARASGAHPVSILLTVLIPEGLGPLILGYTFIYIGIVDMTAQGALIGGGGLGEYAITYGSQRYDWWIVYVSVAAIVVIVQLGQFVGNRLARATLRR; the protein is encoded by the coding sequence ATGCGCGACACCATCGTGATGTCGCTCGTGTCGCTCGTCATCGCCGGGATCATCGGGCTCGCCCTCGGACTGCTGCTCTACGCGACCCGACCGGGCAACCTGCTCGGCAACCGCACCGCGTACACGATCATCAACGTCGTCGTGAACCTGGTCCGGCCGATCCCGTTCGTGATCTTCCTCGCCGCCATCGCCCCGCTGTCCCGCATCGTGGTGCAGACCACGATCGGCGTCCCCGCGGTGACGTTCGCGATCTCGCTGGCAGCGGCCTTCGCGGTGTCGCGCATCGTCGAGCAGAACCTGCTCGCGGTGGACCCCGGCGTCGTCGAGGCGGCGCGGGCGTCGGGCGCGCACCCGGTCTCGATCCTGCTGACCGTCCTCATCCCGGAGGGCCTCGGGCCGCTCATCCTCGGCTACACCTTCATCTACATCGGCATCGTCGACATGACGGCGCAGGGTGCGTTGATCGGTGGCGGAGGACTCGGCGAGTACGCGATCACCTACGGCTCGCAGCGGTACGACTGGTGGATCGTCTACGTGTCGGTGGCGGCGATCGTCGTCATCGTGCAGCTCGGCCAGTTCGTCGGCAACCGGTTGGCGCGCGCGACCCTGCGTCGCTGA